The following coding sequences lie in one Fusarium poae strain DAOMC 252244 chromosome 1, whole genome shotgun sequence genomic window:
- a CDS encoding hypothetical protein (BUSCO:54765at5125), with protein MTDTGDAKQPKKLVGRRRQKAENPIEIANNISDDEFTAQYLKPSDGWSEWKHPKSEATLTLSLVRPTRMSDEDLEACYNLVDETSGADYRNSSLGWHPATKKKEMRSPDLRYILVKDGQGTIKGFTSFMPTFENHEAVVYCYEIHLNLELQGTGLGKQLMGYYMDVAENIPSIEKAMLTCFVSNKSALKFYEKLGFTKDDYSPRERKLRGGKVVVPDYVILSRPTAAKKVDDSRAHQPER; from the exons ATGACGGACACGGGTGATGCAAAACAACCAAAAAAGCTCGTAGGAAGAAGACGACAAAAGGCAGAAAATCCTATTGAAATCGCCAACAACATCTCAGACGATGAGTTTACTGCACAGTATCTAAAACCCAG TGACGGTTGGTCGGAATGGAAACATCCCAAAAGCGAAGCAACCCTTACTCTGAGTCTCGTACGGCCTACACGTATGAGTGATGAGGATTTGGAAGCATGTTACAATTTGGTGGACGAGACAAGCGGTGCAGACTACCGCAACTCCTCACTCGGGTGGCACCCGGCTACAAAAAAGAAGGAGATGCGTTCGCCAGATCTCAGATACATCTTGGTAAAGGACGGACAAGGCACTATAAAAGGGTTTACGTCCTTTATGCCCACATTTGAGAACCATGAAGCCGTGGTTTACTGCTATGAGATTCACTTGAATCTGGAATTGCAAGG AACTGGGCTAGGCAAACAACTCATGGGTTATTACATGGACGTTGCAGAGAACATACCAAGTATAGAAAAGGCCATGCTCACGTGTTTTGTGAGCAATAAATCTGCACTCAAATTCTACGAGAAACTTGGGTTCACAAAAGACGATTATTCCCCCAGGGAGAGGAAATTAAGAGGAGGAAAGGTGGTGGTGCCCGACTATGTGATACTTAGTCGACCAACGGCCGCAAAAAAGGTCGACGATTCACGAGCTCATCAGCCTGAACGTTAA
- a CDS encoding hypothetical protein (BUSCO:14763at5125), translating into MAPGRRVDGLLSHNRPVGSNSRFDSNQEKEIIHRYNSEEACKRLEKHGYHHLVTSKSIREVLDDFNTKVKENEKRAASRDEFLKVHKGKPTHFQGTYVHSRELLIDTTGLDLTNTSDIGTSSLFGIVDSEQTYGLIFGKMVASQGLKVLESFSKASPLAWAKLSKGMAVWDFVTASYHETPTGSAVFLCVNPEGTQREFNGGTGRLSQLRLEEHQSRINIRNLVLFIQDKCGLKSPYGYDAERDEKEEEQILHILENYGYPMNIVKLAQSIPIQEELMDAFKQFVDPAPEQDFNMSKQVALGQTMHLLFAIARRSQLIEVLHFHKTPLLDRRLLAIILRACPRVRMVGIYECPLLHLGDVNFLLDLIHEVNMERDEKNLGRIDSLDFYPRYHAGMPYKYEGEFETYGYTWKGGNNEVFQRGVLSIVMLAVLKSRKMKIGLLMDQDAAFMTFLSNIPMVPGKVFAFLDGLYRLLDLKAAKSEDVNAIKQATYDLLKAVRSGLESLKRDYSKYYVVEMGKKFFFCSSCGYEFLPEFFGYTTPLDSRPEMLTCAGCILREKLDNEEDHQKVWGKDIMSGFYPDWEPMAFNADAPILADGRDLVRFKTNKVERGPTPSMILLPDGEFHQPSYEIELVRDRKRHCDSVQGLPSLITLLKARGLRQKARDAALVADMERSLVLYLRAFPHPRVRMAPALVRMANAIGIPNHFDEHQGAQLVRNRGGVKPTHTFSAAVEMYRTLDEPHKDTFGPYEHPGDDIFTAHCKVKEGFW; encoded by the exons ATGGCACCTGGTCGTCGGGTAGATGGGCTCTTGAGTCACAACAGACCCGTTGGCTCCAACTCGCGATTTGACTCGaaccaagaaaaagaaatcatCCACAGGTATAACTCAGAAGAGGCATGCAAACGCCTTGAGAAGCACGGCTACCATCATTTGGTAACCAGCAAATCAATCCGTGAGGTCCTTGATGACTTCAataccaaggtcaaggagaatGAGAAGCGAGCGGCTTCTCGGGATGAATTCCTCAAGGTTCACAAGGGCAAGCCTACCCATTTTCAAGGCACCTACGTCCACTCTCGAGAATTGTTGATCGACACCACTGGCCTCGACCTGACCAACACCTCTGATATTGGCACCTCGAGCCTCTTTGGAATTGTTGACAGCGAGCAAACCTACGGTCTGATTTTCGGAAAGATGGTTGCATCTCAAGGCCTCAAGGTACTTGAGTCATTCTCCAAGGCATCTCCCCTTGCGTGGGCCAAGCTGTCAAAGGGTATGGCCGTTTGGGACTTTGTTACTGCGAGCTACCATGAAACTCCTACTGGATCCGCCGTATTCCTTTGTGTAAACCCCGAAGGTACGCAGCGTGAGTTTAACGGTGGCACCGGGCGCTTGTCCCAGCTCCGACTTGAGGAGCATCAATCCCGCATCAATATCCGCAATCTCGTACTTTTCATCCAAGACAAGTGCGGTCTCAAGTCGCCATACGGTTACGATGCCGAACGCgacgagaaagaagaagaacagatcTTGCATATCCTTGAAAACTATGGCTATCCCATGAACATCGTCAAGCTCGCGCAGTCGATCCCAATTCAAGAGGAACTCATGGACGCTTTCAAGCAGTTCGTCGACCCAGCACCCGAACAGGACTTCAATATGTCCAAGCAGGTTGCTCTGGGCCAGACGATGCATCTCC TGTTTGCGATTGCCAGACGCAGCCAGCTCATCGAAGTACTGCACTTTCACAAGACACCTCTTCTTGACCGCCGATTGCTGGCCATCATCCTTCGAGCATGCCCTCGTGTTAGGATGGTCGGCATCTACGAGTGCCCTTTGCTGCACCTGGGAGACGTCaacttccttcttgatctcatcCATGAAGTCAACATGGAACGAGATGAGAAAAACCTTGGCCGGATCGATTCGCTTGACTTCTACCCTCGCTATCACGCAGGCATGCCTTACAAGTATGAAGGCGAGTTTGAGACTTACGGATATACTTGGAAAGGTGGGAATAACGAGGTGTTCCAACGAGGTGTtctctcaatcgtgatgcttgCCGTCCTCAAGTCCCGCAAAATGAAAATCGGGCTCCTGATGGACCAGGATGCAGCATTCATGACGTTCTTGAGCAACATACCCATGGTTCCCGGCAAAGTCTTCGCCTTTCTGGACGGCCTTTATCGTCTTCTCGATTTGAAGGCCGCCAAGTCCGAGGACGTGAATGCTATCAAGCAAGCCACGTATGACTTGCTCAAAGCCGTCAGAAGTGGTCTCGAGTCGCTCAAACGCGACTATTCAAAGTACTACGTCGTGGAAATGGGTAAAAAGTTCTTTTTCTGCTCCTCGTGTGGCTACGAATTCTTGCCCGAATTCTTTGGCTATACCACTCCGCTTGACAGTCGACCCGAAATGTTGACTTGTGCAGGATGCATCTTGCGCGAAAAGTTGGATAACGAAGAGGATCACCAGAAAGTCTGGGGGAAGGACATCATGTCCGGATTTTACCCTGACTGGGAGCCTATGGCATTCAATGCCGATGCTCCTATCCTTGCTGATGGACGAGACCTGGTTCGGTTCAAGACCAACAAGGTCGAGCGAGGCCCAACGCCCTCGATGATTCTTCTACCAGACGGGGAATTCCATCAGCCCAGTTACGAGATTGAGCTCGTCCGTGACCGAAAGCGTCACTGTGACAGTGTACAGGGGTTGCCCAGTCTGATTACTCTCTTGAAGGCGCGTGGACTTCGACAAAAGGCTCGAGATGCGGCATTGGTTGCCGACATGGAGAGATCCCTAGTACTCTACCTGAGGGCTTTTCCTCACCCGCGAGTTCGTATGGCGCCGGCTCTGGTTCGTATGGCCAACGCGATTGGTATTCCCAACCACTTTGATGAGCACCAAGGCGCTCAACTTGTTCGCAACCGTGGCGGTGTCAAACCCACCCACACTTTCAGCGCTGCGGTTGAGATGTACCGCACGCTGGACGAGCCGCACAAGGACACATTCGGGCCTTACGAGCATCCAGGTGACGACATCTTCACAGCTCACTGCAAAGTGAAGGAGGGATTCTGGTAA